Proteins from a genomic interval of Zingiber officinale cultivar Zhangliang chromosome 1B, Zo_v1.1, whole genome shotgun sequence:
- the LOC121970470 gene encoding uncharacterized protein LOC121970470, whose product MEKVGDSQPSSSEPVSRTSKEMMEPPRRLGIVTPEICFEKTKSDLEKLKGGLSLLFIGLPLLFSPSNRAILGMMMIMGYLHTQEYKMELENERGDAINDAIKSIIELDSIKPIIDDDDEEEEKEKEKEEDDEEDFFANVIDNNDVEIEYFSWVGKIPEMSIPEVAARRTEVLYHDEKETDSGNYHNGRDRTIMTMDNIQRKTSQVRALQEIVSRVPEVADTKITMEHSKNLWQGW is encoded by the exons ATGGAGAAGGTGGGCGATTCTCAGCCGTCTTCGTCAGAGCCCGTTTCGCGAACTAGTAAAGAGATGATGGAG CCGCCGCGGAGGCTCGGGATAGTTACTCCAGAAATCTGTTTCGAAAAGACAAAAAGtgacttagaaaagcttaaag GGGGATTATCTCTTTTATTTATTGGATTACCTCTCTTGTTTTCACCATCCAATCGGGCGATATTGGGAATGATGATGATCATGGGTTACCTTCATACTCAGGAATATAAAATGGAGTTAGAAAATGAGAGGGGCGATGCGATCAACGATGCAATCAAGTCAATTATTGAACTTGATTCAATTAAGCCAattattgatgatgatgatgaagaagaagaaaaagaaaaagaaaaagaagaagatgatgaagaagattTTTTTGCAAATGTTATTGATAATAATGATGTTGAGATAGAATACTTTAG CTGGGTAGGAAAGATCCCTGAGATGTCGATTCCCGAAGTTGCTGCTCGACGTACGGAGGTACTCTACCATGATGAAAAAGAAACGGACTCCGGAAATTACCACAATGGCAGAGATAGGACAATAATGACCATGGACAACATTCAGCGTAAAACGTCACAAGTACGGGCATTGCAAGAAATTGTGTCACGAGTGCCAGAAGTTGCTGATACCAAAATCACAATGGAGCACAGTAAAAATTTATGGCAGGGGTGGTAG